A single genomic interval of Microbacterium oleivorans harbors:
- a CDS encoding ArsR/SmtB family transcription factor: protein MADIFDVIADGTRRDILRLLLDRDSDPRTSGTSVSQIVNELGVSQPTISKHLKVLREAELVTVREEGQHRYYSLSPEPLDAIDDWLVPFLTSEAYDAEPAVALPEQAAAVAERVGRAAASAKHAVTSVFGKRPPR from the coding sequence ATGGCGGACATCTTCGACGTGATCGCCGACGGTACCCGTCGGGACATCCTGCGTCTCCTGCTCGACCGTGACTCCGACCCCCGCACCTCGGGGACGAGCGTCTCGCAGATCGTCAACGAGCTCGGGGTGAGCCAGCCGACGATCTCGAAGCACCTGAAGGTGCTGCGCGAGGCCGAGCTGGTCACCGTGCGCGAGGAGGGGCAGCACCGCTACTACAGCCTCTCGCCCGAGCCGCTCGACGCCATCGACGACTGGCTCGTGCCGTTCCTGACGTCGGAGGCCTACGACGCCGAGCCGGCCGTGGCGCTGCCCGAGCAGGCGGCGGCCGTCGCCGAACGGGTGGGGCGCGCCGCCGCATCCGCGAAGCACGCCGTCACCAGCGTGTTCGGCAAACGCCCGCCGCGCTGA
- a CDS encoding Dabb family protein, with amino-acid sequence MTIRHVVAWKLAAEDAETRAEHAAEVSRRIGALVGVVPSIRSLSIGPNVAYADVNGDVAVVADFDDLAGLEEYQVHPAHQEVVGYVRSVAGSRIAVDFEV; translated from the coding sequence ATGACCATCCGCCACGTCGTCGCCTGGAAGCTCGCCGCCGAAGATGCCGAGACCCGCGCCGAGCACGCCGCCGAGGTCTCGCGTCGCATCGGCGCGCTCGTGGGCGTCGTGCCCTCGATCCGCTCGCTCAGCATCGGGCCGAACGTCGCCTACGCCGACGTCAACGGCGATGTCGCCGTCGTCGCCGACTTCGACGACCTCGCCGGGCTCGAGGAGTATCAGGTGCACCCCGCGCACCAGGAGGTCGTCGGCTACGTCCGCAGCGTCGCCGGGTCCCGCATCGCCGTCGACTTCGAGGTCTGA
- a CDS encoding helix-turn-helix domain-containing protein, with the protein MAELPDVRFLTVAEVAEIMRVSKMTVYRLVHSGELPAVRFGRSYRVPESAVREALQRPISDVG; encoded by the coding sequence ATGGCCGAGCTGCCCGATGTGCGCTTTCTCACCGTGGCGGAGGTGGCGGAGATCATGCGGGTGTCGAAGATGACCGTCTACCGTCTCGTCCACTCCGGCGAACTGCCCGCCGTCCGCTTCGGTCGCAGCTATCGGGTGCCCGAATCAGCGGTGCGCGAAGCACTGCAACGGCCGATCTCCGACGTCGGCTAG
- a CDS encoding DedA family protein has protein sequence MTDMTRTAYAHAAASSSGGGSWLSTLADWTVSLMDTIGPAGAAIAVGMDNLFPPIPSEVVLPMAGLAASRGSFTLAEAILWTTFGSVAGAYILYFLGRWLGADRLRRIADRLPLVKGDDVVRSVHWFEKHGSIAVFFGRMVPLFRSLISIPAGVSRMHWWKFGLLTTAGSLIWNSIFVMAGFLLGENWHIVEQYAEIFQTVVIVGVVVAVAWFVIVRVRALLRDRRDGERSESA, from the coding sequence ATGACCGACATGACCCGGACCGCGTACGCCCATGCGGCGGCATCCAGCAGCGGCGGCGGCTCCTGGCTCTCCACCCTCGCCGACTGGACCGTCTCGCTCATGGACACGATCGGGCCCGCGGGGGCGGCGATCGCGGTGGGGATGGACAACCTCTTCCCGCCGATCCCCAGCGAGGTCGTGCTGCCGATGGCCGGGCTCGCCGCCTCGCGCGGCTCGTTCACGCTCGCCGAGGCGATCCTGTGGACGACGTTCGGCTCGGTCGCGGGTGCCTACATCCTCTACTTCCTCGGACGCTGGCTCGGCGCCGACCGGCTGCGCCGCATCGCCGACAGGCTGCCGCTGGTCAAGGGAGACGACGTGGTGCGCTCGGTGCACTGGTTCGAGAAGCACGGCTCGATCGCGGTGTTCTTCGGCCGGATGGTCCCCCTCTTCCGCAGCCTCATCTCGATCCCGGCCGGTGTGTCCCGCATGCACTGGTGGAAGTTCGGCCTGCTCACGACGGCCGGCAGCCTGATCTGGAACTCGATCTTCGTGATGGCCGGCTTCCTGCTGGGGGAGAACTGGCACATCGTCGAGCAGTACGCCGAGATCTTCCAGACCGTCGTCATCGTGGGCGTCGTCGTCGCCGTGGCCTGGTTCGTGATCGTCCGGGTGCGCGCGCTGCTGCGCGATCGTCGCGACGGCGAGCGGTCGGAGTCGGCGTAG
- a CDS encoding rhodanese-like domain-containing protein has protein sequence MKSITIDQLRAGRDVPLIDVREDHEFATGRVPGAISIPMSQLGERLSELPDGAFDVICQAGGRSAQVVAALEARGHDATNVAGGTGEWADRGFELER, from the coding sequence ATGAAATCCATCACCATCGACCAGCTCCGCGCGGGCCGCGACGTTCCGCTCATCGACGTGCGCGAGGACCACGAGTTCGCGACGGGTCGCGTGCCCGGAGCGATCAGCATCCCGATGTCGCAGCTCGGCGAGCGGCTGTCCGAGCTGCCCGACGGCGCGTTCGACGTCATCTGCCAGGCGGGCGGTCGCTCCGCCCAGGTCGTCGCGGCGCTCGAGGCTCGCGGTCACGACGCGACCAACGTCGCCGGTGGGACCGGCGAATGGGCGGATCGCGGCTTCGAGCTCGAGCGCTGA
- a CDS encoding glutaredoxin family protein, whose amino-acid sequence MTTLTLVSKPDCHLCDVAREIVDTVVADLPDGEVDVTEVSILDDAALYEQWWEKIPVVLIDDRLHAHWRLSADRLRAALAASLRDPAAPAASAPTEESA is encoded by the coding sequence ATGACGACTCTGACGCTCGTCTCCAAGCCCGACTGCCACCTCTGCGACGTCGCGCGAGAGATCGTCGACACCGTCGTGGCGGACCTCCCCGACGGCGAGGTCGATGTCACCGAGGTGTCGATCCTCGACGACGCGGCGCTGTATGAGCAGTGGTGGGAGAAGATCCCCGTCGTGCTGATCGACGACCGGCTGCACGCGCACTGGCGCCTCTCGGCCGATCGGCTGCGCGCCGCGCTGGCCGCGTCGCTCCGTGATCCCGCCGCGCCCGCGGCATCCGCCCCCACAGAGGAGTCCGCATGA
- a CDS encoding mechanosensitive ion channel family protein, which yields MWDGWMDFGIAVLVGLAVAAVVAVVAAVALRIAGRRQRWPEVLSRRSRAPFRALLTAIALWAAVQTSFPDELWRSILAQVLTILIIAASAWLLASLVIVVTDVALGRYRIDVPDNRVARRIRTQMLIVRRLAVAIIIVIGIGAVLLTFDSVRAVGASVLASAGIASVVAGLAAQSVLANVFAGLQIVFSDALRVDDVVVADGEWGRVGEITLSYVVLDLWDDRRLVLPCTYFTTTPFENWTRRGSELLGAVEMDLDWNVSPAAMRAHLHDVLEKTELWDRRASVLQVTDAVAGYVRVRILVTAKDAPTLFDLRCLVREAMVTWVQRTMPQAVPMQRVMMTDAAAAGAEHRVTHDPTPTNDGLFTGSAEAERRASTFTNAIPIVPAAEDEDPGERDRRG from the coding sequence ATGTGGGACGGCTGGATGGACTTCGGCATCGCGGTGCTGGTGGGACTCGCGGTGGCGGCGGTGGTGGCCGTGGTCGCCGCTGTGGCGCTGCGGATCGCCGGTCGGCGGCAGCGCTGGCCGGAGGTGCTCAGCCGCCGCTCGCGTGCCCCGTTCCGCGCGCTCCTCACGGCCATCGCACTGTGGGCGGCGGTGCAGACGTCGTTCCCCGACGAGCTGTGGCGGTCGATCCTCGCGCAGGTGCTGACGATCCTCATCATCGCGGCGAGCGCGTGGCTGCTGGCGTCGCTGGTGATCGTGGTCACCGATGTCGCGCTCGGTCGCTACCGCATCGACGTTCCCGACAACCGCGTCGCCCGCCGCATCCGCACCCAGATGCTCATCGTTCGACGGCTCGCCGTCGCGATCATCATCGTGATCGGCATCGGCGCGGTCCTGTTGACGTTCGATTCGGTGCGCGCGGTCGGCGCCAGCGTGCTGGCCTCGGCGGGCATCGCCTCGGTCGTGGCGGGCCTGGCGGCGCAGTCGGTGCTCGCGAACGTCTTCGCGGGGCTCCAGATCGTCTTCAGCGACGCGCTCCGCGTCGATGACGTCGTCGTCGCCGACGGCGAGTGGGGACGCGTGGGCGAGATCACACTGAGCTACGTCGTGCTCGATCTGTGGGACGACCGGCGCCTGGTGCTGCCGTGCACGTACTTCACCACGACGCCGTTCGAGAACTGGACGCGGCGCGGCTCCGAGCTGCTCGGCGCCGTCGAGATGGACCTCGATTGGAACGTCTCGCCCGCCGCGATGCGCGCCCACCTGCACGACGTGCTCGAGAAGACCGAGCTGTGGGATCGGCGGGCATCGGTGCTGCAGGTGACCGATGCCGTCGCGGGCTACGTGCGCGTACGCATCCTCGTCACCGCGAAGGACGCCCCCACGCTCTTCGACCTGCGGTGCCTGGTCCGCGAGGCGATGGTGACCTGGGTGCAGCGGACGATGCCGCAGGCGGTCCCGATGCAACGCGTGATGATGACGGATGCCGCCGCCGCCGGCGCCGAGCATCGCGTGACGCACGACCCGACTCCCACCAACGACGGGCTGTTCACCGGCAGCGCCGAGGCCGAGCGGCGCGCGAGCACGTTCACCAACGCGATCCCGATCGTGCCGGCCGCCGAGGACGAGGACCCCGGGGAGCGCGACCGGCGCGGGTGA
- a CDS encoding ABC transporter ATP-binding protein, with the protein MTSTDPTLRPLPRTSDNALLSGAGDGARVEFRGIVKDYGATRVLHGVDLDISPGEFVSLLGPSGCGKTTALRVLAGLERASSGSAVVGGRDISGVPTNRRDLGMVFQSYSLFPHLRVLENTAFGLRRRGVGRAEAARRAGDALDLVGLGDLPARYPHELSGGQQQRVALARALVTEPRVLLLDEPLSALDAKVRVQLRDEIRRLQLRLGMTTLFVTHDQEEALAVSDRIAVMNAGRIEQIGSPEELYLRPQTPHVAAFVGLSSVVPGVLRAGRVSVWGHDLPANGEAPDGEVAVLVRPENVVLHRGARSEGGGVAAVVEESTFLGSYRRSLVRTADGVLIRVQHAAGERLGYGDGVVVGLRDEPVTVRQRG; encoded by the coding sequence ATGACCTCGACCGACCCCACGCTGCGGCCGCTGCCGCGCACGTCCGACAACGCGCTGCTCTCGGGGGCCGGCGACGGCGCACGCGTCGAGTTCCGCGGCATCGTGAAGGACTACGGAGCGACCCGGGTGCTGCACGGCGTGGATCTCGACATCTCGCCCGGCGAGTTCGTGTCGCTCCTCGGACCCTCCGGGTGCGGCAAGACGACGGCGCTGCGCGTGCTCGCCGGGCTCGAACGTGCCTCCTCGGGGTCGGCCGTTGTCGGCGGCCGCGACATCTCGGGAGTGCCGACCAACCGGCGCGACCTCGGGATGGTGTTCCAGTCGTACTCGCTGTTCCCCCACCTGCGCGTGCTGGAGAACACCGCGTTCGGTCTGCGCCGGCGCGGAGTGGGCCGTGCGGAGGCCGCCCGCCGCGCCGGCGATGCCCTCGACCTCGTCGGCCTCGGCGACCTGCCGGCGCGCTACCCGCACGAGCTGTCGGGAGGCCAGCAGCAGCGGGTGGCGCTCGCGCGCGCGCTGGTGACCGAGCCCCGCGTGCTGCTGCTGGATGAGCCGCTCTCCGCGCTCGATGCGAAGGTGCGGGTGCAGCTGCGCGACGAGATCCGCCGGCTCCAGCTGCGCCTGGGCATGACGACGCTCTTCGTCACGCACGACCAGGAGGAGGCACTGGCGGTGTCCGACCGCATCGCGGTGATGAACGCCGGCCGCATCGAGCAGATCGGCTCCCCCGAGGAGCTCTACCTGCGTCCGCAGACGCCCCACGTCGCCGCGTTCGTCGGGCTCTCCAGCGTCGTGCCCGGCGTGCTCCGAGCCGGCCGAGTGTCGGTGTGGGGTCACGATCTGCCCGCGAACGGCGAGGCGCCGGACGGCGAGGTCGCGGTGCTGGTGCGCCCCGAGAACGTCGTGCTGCACCGCGGAGCGCGATCCGAGGGCGGCGGCGTGGCGGCCGTGGTCGAGGAGAGCACGTTCCTCGGCAGCTACCGCCGCTCGCTGGTGCGCACCGCCGACGGCGTGCTGATCCGTGTCCAGCACGCCGCGGGCGAGCGACTCGGCTACGGCGACGGCGTCGTCGTGGGCCTCCGCGACGAGCCGGTGACGGTGCGGCAGCGCGGCTGA
- a CDS encoding TrkH family potassium uptake protein translates to MADRSVGAIVLRRLRSFGRSAWDAGRDLATASPSRFAVLIFSTLILVFTTLFSLPAASADGVATPFADALFTAVSTICVAGLATVDMATHWSPLGHVLIYIGVNVGALGVLTLASILGLVISKRLGLRAKLIAAGDSNPMRAHGGPVNEGQAVRLGEVGLLLRTVALSTLVIEAGLAVLLYPSLLIGGVDPLTALWEAPYYAAMAFTNTGFSPNAEGLQPFAQDYIMLTVLMAGVFLGSIGFPVIFTLWRHHWHVRAWSLHAKLTIITTIVLFFAGAGVFLLLEYDNPATFGSMEAWDTTFQAFFLSAMTRSGGFSVVDIGEMHGSSLIVGSMLMFVGGGSASTAGGIKVTTLAVLALAVWSEAKGRPSVQTFGRRIPSDVQRVALSVVAWSATIVALGTVTIAQITKAPVDLVLFDVISGFATVGLSTGLTAELPDSAVYVMALVMFMGRVGTVTLAAAVAATSRSQLYALPVERPIVG, encoded by the coding sequence ATGGCGGACCGGTCCGTCGGCGCGATCGTCCTCCGCCGCCTGAGATCCTTCGGCCGGAGCGCCTGGGATGCGGGGCGCGACCTCGCGACCGCGTCGCCCTCCCGCTTCGCGGTGCTGATCTTCTCGACGCTCATCCTCGTCTTCACGACGCTGTTCTCGCTGCCGGCAGCCTCGGCGGACGGCGTCGCGACGCCTTTCGCGGACGCCCTCTTCACCGCCGTCTCGACCATCTGCGTCGCGGGGCTGGCGACCGTCGACATGGCCACGCACTGGTCGCCCCTCGGTCACGTCCTCATCTACATCGGCGTCAACGTCGGCGCGCTCGGTGTGCTCACGCTCGCCTCGATCCTCGGCCTGGTGATCTCCAAGCGCCTCGGCCTGCGCGCGAAGCTCATCGCCGCCGGCGACAGCAACCCGATGCGCGCCCACGGCGGTCCGGTGAACGAGGGACAGGCCGTGCGCCTCGGCGAGGTCGGCCTGCTGCTGCGCACCGTCGCGCTCTCGACCCTCGTGATCGAGGCAGGGCTGGCCGTGCTGCTCTACCCGTCGCTCCTCATCGGCGGCGTCGACCCGCTGACGGCGCTGTGGGAGGCGCCGTACTACGCGGCCATGGCCTTCACGAACACCGGCTTCTCACCGAACGCCGAGGGGCTCCAGCCGTTCGCCCAGGACTACATCATGCTCACCGTCCTCATGGCGGGCGTCTTCCTCGGCTCGATCGGGTTCCCCGTCATCTTCACCCTGTGGCGCCACCATTGGCACGTCCGGGCGTGGTCGCTGCACGCCAAGCTGACGATCATCACGACCATCGTGCTGTTCTTCGCCGGTGCCGGGGTCTTCCTGCTGCTCGAGTACGACAACCCGGCGACCTTCGGCTCGATGGAGGCGTGGGACACCACCTTCCAGGCCTTCTTCCTCTCGGCGATGACGCGCTCCGGCGGCTTCTCGGTCGTCGACATCGGCGAGATGCACGGCTCCTCCCTCATCGTCGGATCGATGCTCATGTTCGTCGGCGGCGGGTCGGCCTCCACCGCCGGCGGCATCAAGGTCACCACCCTCGCCGTGCTGGCGCTGGCGGTGTGGTCGGAGGCCAAGGGACGCCCCTCGGTGCAGACTTTCGGTCGCCGCATCCCGAGCGATGTGCAGCGCGTGGCCCTCTCGGTCGTCGCGTGGAGCGCGACCATCGTCGCCCTCGGCACGGTCACGATCGCGCAGATCACCAAGGCGCCCGTGGACCTCGTGCTCTTCGACGTCATCTCGGGCTTCGCGACGGTCGGGCTGTCGACCGGGCTGACGGCGGAGCTGCCCGACTCGGCCGTCTACGTGATGGCCCTGGTGATGTTCATGGGACGCGTTGGTACAGTGACACTCGCCGCGGCGGTCGCTGCGACATCCCGTTCGCAGTTGTACGCCCTCCCCGTCGAAAGGCCCATCGTTGGTTGA
- a CDS encoding ABC transporter substrate-binding protein has translation MSRTLLRRTGAVVALATASALVLAGCGGTAEATDAAGSDAATATSLADIGTFADLEAAAKAEGQLNVIALPRDWANYGEIIDLFTERYPEITVNEQSPDISSAEEIQAAETNEGLDTAPDVFDLGLTVALQNTDRFAPYQVQTWDDIPDALKESTGLFVGDYGGYMSVGYDSARFDAPEEIDDLLGEQFRGAVAINGDPTQAGAAFAAVGLATVESDGGLDDFQPGIDFFGELNAAGNMLKLDVTSATVASGETPVVFDWDYLNAAHAESVPTWKTVVFPGTGYAGYYNQAINIDAPNPAAARLWQEFLYSDEVQNLWLAGGARPARMEAMLAAGTLDEDLAAKLPEAPAETVVPTEEQSTAAGTLLGEKWAAAVQ, from the coding sequence ATGTCCCGCACCCTGCTGCGCCGCACCGGCGCCGTCGTCGCGCTCGCGACGGCATCCGCACTCGTCCTCGCCGGCTGCGGCGGAACCGCGGAGGCGACCGACGCCGCCGGCTCCGACGCCGCCACCGCGACGAGCCTGGCCGACATCGGCACCTTCGCCGATCTCGAGGCCGCCGCGAAGGCGGAGGGCCAGCTCAACGTCATCGCGCTGCCGCGCGACTGGGCGAACTACGGCGAGATCATCGACCTGTTCACCGAGCGCTACCCCGAGATCACCGTCAACGAGCAGTCTCCCGACATCTCCAGCGCCGAAGAGATCCAGGCCGCGGAGACCAACGAGGGACTCGACACCGCGCCCGACGTCTTCGACCTGGGCCTGACGGTCGCCCTGCAGAACACCGACCGCTTCGCGCCGTACCAGGTGCAGACCTGGGACGACATCCCCGACGCCCTCAAGGAGTCGACCGGGCTGTTCGTCGGCGACTACGGCGGCTACATGTCGGTCGGCTACGACTCCGCCCGCTTCGACGCCCCCGAGGAGATCGACGATCTGCTGGGCGAGCAGTTCCGCGGCGCCGTCGCCATCAACGGCGACCCCACCCAGGCGGGTGCGGCCTTCGCCGCCGTGGGTCTGGCCACGGTGGAGTCGGATGGCGGCCTCGACGATTTCCAGCCCGGCATCGACTTCTTCGGCGAGCTCAACGCCGCAGGCAACATGCTCAAGCTCGACGTGACCAGCGCGACCGTGGCGAGCGGTGAGACCCCGGTCGTCTTCGACTGGGACTACCTCAACGCCGCCCACGCCGAGAGCGTGCCCACCTGGAAGACGGTGGTCTTCCCGGGCACCGGCTACGCGGGCTACTACAACCAGGCGATCAACATCGACGCGCCCAACCCGGCCGCGGCGCGCCTGTGGCAGGAGTTCCTCTACAGCGACGAGGTGCAGAACCTCTGGCTCGCCGGCGGGGCGCGTCCGGCCCGCATGGAGGCGATGCTCGCCGCCGGAACGCTCGACGAGGACCTCGCGGCGAAGCTCCCCGAGGCTCCCGCCGAGACGGTCGTGCCGACCGAGGAGCAGTCCACCGCCGCCGGGACGCTCCTCGGCGAGAAGTGGGCCGCGGCGGTCCAGTGA
- the aspS gene encoding aspartate--tRNA(Asn) ligase, translating into MSERVLVQQLQARPDGPVSVSGWVETVRDQKKVQFVILRDETGAVQLVNPATRPSEDGAEQDAAALALTELISGLSTGTFLTVTGELKHDERVKLGGVEIKIGALEIAAAALPETPIAADSGLDKRMDWRFLDLRQRRNNLIFRVQTTLEHAMRTYWIERDYIEIHSPKLMASASESAAELFEVPYFEDKTAYLAQSPQFFKQMAQSAGFGKIFEIGDVFRADPSFTSRHATEFTSIDAEISWIDSHEDVAAMQEELLQFAFQAVQDKHGAEIAELFGVEVQVPQIPFPRIPLAEAREIVAARGYDIPRTDGDLDPEGERQISAHVAETFGHQFVFITDYHPEIRAFYHMRDEETGLTKSYDLLFNGVEITTGAQREHRVDVLIEQAKEKGLEPEHLDFYLDFFRYGAPPHGGFGMGLARVLMLLLGESSIREVTYLFRGPTRLAP; encoded by the coding sequence GTGAGTGAACGCGTTCTCGTCCAGCAGCTGCAGGCCCGCCCCGACGGCCCCGTGTCGGTGTCCGGATGGGTCGAGACCGTCCGCGATCAGAAGAAGGTGCAGTTCGTCATCCTGCGGGATGAGACCGGTGCCGTGCAGCTGGTCAACCCCGCCACCCGTCCGTCCGAGGACGGCGCCGAGCAGGATGCCGCGGCGCTGGCCCTGACCGAGCTGATCTCCGGCCTGTCGACGGGCACGTTCCTCACCGTCACCGGTGAGCTCAAGCACGACGAGCGCGTCAAGCTCGGCGGCGTCGAGATCAAGATCGGCGCGCTCGAGATCGCAGCCGCCGCCCTCCCCGAGACGCCCATCGCGGCCGACTCGGGGCTCGACAAGCGGATGGACTGGCGCTTCCTCGACCTGCGTCAGCGTCGCAACAACCTCATCTTCCGCGTGCAGACGACCCTCGAGCACGCGATGCGCACGTACTGGATCGAGCGCGACTACATCGAGATCCACTCGCCCAAGCTCATGGCCTCGGCCTCCGAGTCGGCGGCCGAGCTGTTCGAGGTTCCCTACTTCGAGGACAAGACGGCCTACCTCGCGCAGAGCCCGCAGTTCTTCAAGCAGATGGCCCAGTCCGCCGGCTTCGGCAAGATCTTCGAGATCGGCGACGTCTTCCGCGCCGACCCCTCGTTCACGTCGCGCCACGCGACCGAGTTCACCTCGATCGACGCCGAGATCAGCTGGATCGACTCGCACGAGGACGTCGCGGCGATGCAGGAGGAGCTGCTGCAGTTCGCCTTCCAGGCCGTCCAGGACAAGCACGGCGCCGAGATCGCCGAGCTGTTCGGCGTCGAGGTGCAGGTGCCCCAGATCCCCTTCCCCCGCATCCCCCTGGCCGAGGCGCGCGAGATCGTCGCCGCCCGCGGCTACGACATCCCCCGCACCGACGGCGACCTCGACCCCGAGGGCGAGCGTCAGATCTCCGCGCACGTCGCCGAGACCTTCGGGCACCAGTTCGTCTTCATCACCGACTACCACCCCGAGATCCGCGCTTTCTACCACATGCGCGACGAGGAGACGGGGCTGACCAAGTCGTACGACCTCCTCTTCAACGGCGTGGAGATCACGACCGGCGCGCAGCGCGAGCACCGCGTCGACGTGCTCATCGAGCAGGCCAAGGAGAAGGGGCTCGAGCCCGAGCACCTCGACTTCTACCTCGACTTCTTCCGCTACGGCGCCCCGCCGCACGGCGGTTTCGGGATGGGTCTGGCGCGGGTGCTGATGCTGCTGCTGGGCGAGTCGTCGATCCGCGAGGTGACCTACCTGTTCCGCGGCCCCACCCGGCTCGCCCCGTAA
- a CDS encoding 30S ribosomal protein bS22: MGSVIKKRRKRMAKKKHRKLLRKTRHQRRNKK; the protein is encoded by the coding sequence GTGGGTTCTGTCATCAAGAAGCGCCGCAAGCGCATGGCGAAGAAGAAGCACCGCAAGCTGCTTCGCAAGACTCGCCACCAGCGCCGCAACAAGAAGTAA
- a CDS encoding ABC transporter permease, with the protein MSPAPHTAPGSTGTTGRGAQRLDWSWLGLVPFAVYVALFLALPTALALLTGLFDGDGAFTLDNLAALADPVILATFANSTWVSLLTAAIGAVVGALVCYAMLGLREGGTVRTIVEAASGVLAQFGGVMLAFVMIAAIGTQGVVTRVLADVLGIRLYAEGAWIYALPGLIPAYIVFQVPLMIITFMPALAALKPQWAEAHLTLGGTRAGFWPHVGFPVLAPSFLASFLLLFANAFSSYATAAALASQGSQIVPLQIRAALTSETVLGRENLAGALAFGMIVVVAAVMACYALIQRRAARWQR; encoded by the coding sequence CTGAGCCCGGCACCGCACACCGCACCGGGCAGCACCGGCACGACCGGTCGGGGCGCACAGCGCCTCGACTGGTCGTGGCTGGGCCTGGTGCCCTTCGCCGTCTACGTCGCGCTGTTCCTCGCGCTTCCCACCGCGCTGGCTCTGCTCACCGGACTGTTCGACGGTGACGGGGCCTTCACGCTCGACAACCTCGCCGCCCTCGCCGATCCCGTCATCCTCGCGACCTTCGCCAACTCCACATGGGTGTCCCTGCTCACCGCGGCGATCGGCGCGGTCGTGGGGGCGCTGGTCTGCTACGCCATGCTCGGGCTGCGCGAGGGCGGCACGGTCCGCACCATCGTCGAGGCGGCGTCCGGGGTGCTGGCACAGTTCGGCGGCGTCATGCTCGCGTTCGTCATGATCGCCGCCATCGGCACGCAGGGGGTCGTCACCCGCGTGCTGGCCGACGTGCTCGGCATCCGCCTCTACGCGGAGGGCGCCTGGATCTACGCGCTCCCCGGGCTCATCCCGGCCTACATCGTCTTCCAGGTCCCGCTCATGATCATCACCTTCATGCCCGCGCTCGCGGCGCTCAAGCCGCAGTGGGCCGAGGCTCACCTGACGCTCGGTGGCACGCGAGCGGGCTTCTGGCCGCACGTGGGCTTCCCCGTCCTCGCGCCGTCGTTCCTCGCCAGCTTCCTGCTGCTGTTCGCCAACGCCTTCTCGTCGTACGCCACGGCCGCGGCGCTGGCGAGCCAGGGCTCGCAGATCGTCCCCCTGCAGATCCGCGCCGCCCTCACCAGCGAGACCGTGCTGGGCCGCGAGAACCTGGCGGGTGCGCTGGCGTTCGGAATGATCGTCGTGGTCGCAGCGGTCATGGCGTGCTACGCGCTCATCCAGCGCCGCGCGGCGAGGTGGCAGCGATGA
- a CDS encoding ABC transporter permease: MRSALSPSPAARWVIGVLVGTVFAVPFVATALFTLTLPDGSYSFERWLALADPANAARYAPVWTGLANSLVLAVVTVAIVLFLFAPTMVLVALRFPGLRRGMEFVALLPIAIPAIVLVVGLAPIYLAIGRTVGTGAWTLAFAYGVLVMPFAYRSIQASIDAVDLKTLSEAARTLGAGWPAILVRVIAPNLRPGLLAASLISVAVVLGEFTIASLLNRQVLQTGLVVVNRQDAWAAAIFTLLALAFAFVLLLVIGRVGRVGTGRKAP, encoded by the coding sequence ATGAGGAGTGCGCTCTCGCCCTCGCCCGCCGCGCGCTGGGTCATCGGCGTGCTGGTGGGCACCGTGTTCGCCGTCCCGTTCGTCGCCACCGCGCTGTTCACCCTCACGCTGCCTGACGGCAGCTACTCGTTCGAGCGATGGCTGGCACTGGCCGACCCTGCCAACGCCGCGCGGTACGCCCCGGTATGGACAGGGCTGGCGAACTCGCTCGTGCTGGCCGTCGTCACCGTCGCGATCGTGCTGTTCCTGTTCGCCCCCACGATGGTCCTCGTCGCGTTGCGGTTCCCGGGTCTGCGTCGGGGCATGGAGTTCGTGGCGCTCCTGCCCATCGCCATCCCCGCCATCGTGCTCGTCGTGGGCCTGGCACCGATCTACCTGGCGATCGGCCGCACCGTCGGAACCGGCGCCTGGACCCTCGCCTTCGCCTACGGCGTGCTCGTCATGCCCTTCGCCTACCGCTCGATCCAGGCATCGATCGACGCCGTCGACCTGAAGACCCTCTCCGAGGCGGCGCGCACGCTCGGGGCGGGGTGGCCCGCCATCCTGGTGCGCGTCATCGCACCGAACCTGCGGCCGGGCCTGCTCGCGGCATCCCTCATCTCGGTCGCCGTCGTCCTCGGCGAGTTCACGATCGCATCGCTGCTGAACCGGCAGGTGCTGCAGACCGGTCTGGTCGTCGTGAACCGCCAGGATGCCTGGGCCGCCGCCATCTTCACTCTGCTCGCTCTCGCCTTCGCGTTCGTGCTGCTGCTCGTCATCGGGCGGGTCGGACGCGTCGGCACCGGAAGGAAAGCCCCATGA